From a region of the Impatiens glandulifera chromosome 4, dImpGla2.1, whole genome shotgun sequence genome:
- the LOC124936294 gene encoding putative glucose-6-phosphate 1-epimerase has protein sequence MMMMMKQTPLKVFDYSDRFHRISLSEPGGSSAVVLLQNGRLISWKNNHGEELLSVSGGKAISKSPESLRGGISIRFRQFGNSETPLSPRKIFWSLDEDCDSPLRLLVPNSNQSSSSVNLIFKATKEDKKMWPSSFEMRLSISLDLGKLTLVPCVKNTDSKPFAFTFSLCNSLCVSDISEVRVEGLETLDYLDNLDQRKRFTEQADAITFDGEVDRVYLNTNEDIAIIDHKKKKTLVVRKEGLPDVVIWNPWNKNGKAVSFEGQLGGMDYMTMLSVCSGVIEKPMILKPSEEWKARHEIRVVSSSYCSGHLDSQMVLREGGLTNSPF, from the exons atgatgatgatgatgaaacaAACTCCGTTAAAAGTCTTCGATTATTCCGATCGATTCCATCGAATTTCGCTTTCTGAACCTGGCGGATCATCTGCTGTG GTTTTACTTCAAAATGGACGTCTCATCTCCTGGAAAAACAATCATGGAGAGGAATTGCTATCTGTTAGCGGCGGCAAG GCGATTTCGAAATCACCTGAATCATTAAGAGGAGGGATTTCAATCAGGTTTCGACAG TTTGGCAATTCGGAGACACCTCTGTCTCCAAGAAAGATATTCTGGTCACTAGACGAAGACTGCGATTCTCCATTGCGATTACTTGTTCCCAATAGCAATCAGTCGTCGTCAAGTGTTAATCTCATCTTTAAGGCTACaaaagaagataagaagatgTGGCCATCTAG CTTTGAAATGCGGCTAAGTATTTCTTTGGACTTGGGAAAGCTAACTTTGGTTCCTTGTGTTAAGAACACTGATTCAAAGCCTTTTGCATTTACATTCTCACTTTGCAACTCCTTATGCGTATCCGATATCAG CGAAGTTCGTGTGGAAGGATTGGAGACGCTCGATTACCTGGATAACTTGGATCAACGGAAGAGATTTACTGAGCAAGCTGATGCCATTACTTTTGATGGCGAG GTGGATCGAGTTTATTTGAATACAAATGAAGATATTGCCATTATAGACcacaagaagaaaaagactTTGGTGGTTCGCAAAGAAGGCTTGCCAGATGTGG TTATTTGGAATCCTTGGAACAAGAATGGGAAGGCAGTGTCATTTGAGGGCCAATTAGGTGGCATGGATTACATGACCATGTTATCGGTTTGTTCGGGTGTGATTGAGAAACCGATGATCCTTAAACCTTCGGAAGAGTGGAAAGCTCGACATGAGATTCGTGTGGTCTCCTCGAGCTATTGCAGCGGCCACTTGGATTCTCAAATGGTTCTTCGAGAAGGAGGCTTGACCAATTCCCCGTTCTGA
- the LOC124936656 gene encoding beta-arabinofuranosyltransferase RAY1 isoform X1, with amino-acid sequence MEKSAFPFQVMAKLKLWMIWLLGFILITLSFYTTQRLSSSVSISANHLPAAANPTISIFAAPSPFIGVVGDRQTLAIRSWLSLSPNITVFLFSQDPFLSSFAASTFGSRVSVESNLDFTFLGTPFFHSMVARSQSSKSDVSVLIDPNTILLPNFISALNHAHSKLDHDWLMFSSSRAVSNYPFRLDQDWKHWIGENGKKIRIQEFYLQLQGFLDLNWKCSNCEDRMVLAWNNCDLPLHNGVLPPFLYGKGLHNRWIINEARLSEYRFVFDATMAISNFYLDHEPEETTWENRVNTHLSGLYGSLYFREANHSNMVKLLNYNSRYVFVDPTKETDYTSMRLFERTRYSQERLSIPFTVETLLPILADENKTIVLAIAGYSYKDLLMSWTCRLRRLMITNFLVYALDDEIYEFSVLQGLPVFRDSLAPTNISFNGCHFGTECFQKVTKVKSRIVLGILKLGYNVLLSDVDVYWFKNPLPYLSSFPPAFLVAQSDEYKKTGAINLPRRLNSGFYFAHCDISTVGALEKVVKHAASSNLSEQPSFYDTLCGEEGCNRIGGDRCLEPDSNLTVHFLDRDLFPNGAYEGLWEEEDVRHVCVEKKGCYVLHNNWINGRRKKLERQLRSGLWDYDMSSRMCLRSWQTAKVASYF; translated from the exons ATGGAGAAATCTGCATTTCCTTTTCAAGTTATGGCAAAGTTAAAGCTATGGATGATTTGGTTATTAGGGTTTATCTTAATCACCTTATCTTTCTACACAACTCAAAGACTATCTTCATCTGTATCAATATCCGCCAATCATCTCCCCGCTGCCGCCAATCCAACAATATCAATATTCGCCGCTCCTTCACCTTTCATCGGCGTTGTCGGAGacagacaaaccctagctattcGATCATGGTTAAGCTTATCTCCAAATATCACTGTTTTCCTTTTCAGTCAGGAcccttttctttcttctttcgctGCCTCCACTTTCGGTTCTCGCGTCTCCGTTGAATCCAATCTTGATTTCAC ATTCCTAGGAACTCCATTTTTTCATTCAATGGTTGCAAGATCTCAATCATCGAAATCAGATGTTTCTGTCTTAATTGATCCAAACACAATCCTCTTGCCCAATTTCATCTCTGCCCTGAATCACGCGCATTCAAAACTCGACCATGATTGGCTCATGTTTTCCTCTTCCCGGGCTGTTTCAAACTACCCATTTCGACTTGATCAAGACTGGAAACATTGGATTGGAGAGAATGGAAAAAAGATTAGAATTCAAGAG TTCTATTTACAGTTGCAGGGGTTTCTTGATCTTAATTGGAAATGTAGTAATTGTGAAGACAGGATGGTTTTGGCTTGGAATAACTGCGATCTTCCTTTACATAACGGAGTTCTTCCTCCATTCTTGTATGGGAAAGGCTTGCATAACCGTTGGATCATCAACGAGGCTCGATTATCTGAATACAGATTTGTTTTCGACGCCACAATGGcaatatcaaatttttatttggatCACGAACCAGAAGAGACAACTTGGGAAAACAGGGTGAATACCCATCTTTCAGGGCTTTACGGGTCTTTATACTTTCGTGAAGCTAATCATTCAAATATGGTTAAGCTTCTAAACTATAATAGCCGTTATGTGTTCGTTGATCCAACTAAAGAAACAGATTACACATCGATGAGATTGTTTGAAAGAACAAGATATAGCCAAGAGAGATTATCGATTCCTTTCACAGTTGAAACGCTCCTTCCAATCCTCGCTGACGAGAACAAGACTATTGTGTTGGCAATCGCGGGTTACAGTTACAAAGACTTGTTAATGAGCTGGACTTGTAGATTACGTCGTCTTATGATCACGAACTTTCTAGTGTACGCTCTTGACGATGAAATCTATGAGTTTTCTGTATTACAGGGATTACCCGTTTTCAGAGATTCTCTAGCCCCAACTAATATCAGCTTCAATGGCTGCCATTTTGGAACAGAGTGTTTTCAGAAGGTTACTAAAGTGAAATCGAGAATCGTTTTAGGAATACTGAAATTAGGTTATAACGTTCTCTTAAGCGACGTCGATGTCTATTGGTTTAAAAATCCTCTCCCGTACTTATCTTCATTTCCTCCCGCGTTTCTTGTTGCACAATCCGACGAATACAAGAAAACCG GCGCGATAAACTTGCCTCGACGATTGAATTCAGGGTTTTACTTTGCCCATTGTGATATTTCAACTGTTGGTGCGTTAGAGAAGGTGGTTAAGCATGCAGCTTCGTCTAATTTATCGGAGCAGCCGAGTTTTTACGATACATTGTGTGGGGAAGAAGGGTGTAACCGGATAGGTGGAGATAGATGTTTGGAGCCGGATTCTAACTTGACTGTCCATTTCTTGGATAGGGATTTGTTTCCAAACGGGGCGTATGAAGGTTTATGGGAGGAAGAAGATGTGAGACATGTTTGTGTTGAGAAGAAAGGTTGTTATGTTCTTCATAACAATTGGATTAATGGGAGGAGGAAGAAGTTGGAGAGGCAATTGAGGTCGGGGTTGTGGGATTACGATATGAGCTCGAGAATGTGCTTGCGAAGTTGGCAAACTGCTAAAGTAGCGAGTTATTTCTAG
- the LOC124936656 gene encoding beta-arabinofuranosyltransferase RAY1 isoform X2 — MEKSAFPFQVMAKLKLWMIWLLGFILITLSFYTTQRLSSSVSISANHLPAAANPTISIFAAPSPFIGVVGDRQTLAIRSWLSLSPNITVFLFSQDPFLSSFAASTFGSRVSVESNLDFTFLGTPFFHSMVARSQSSKSDVSVLIDPNTILLPNFISALNHAHSKLDHDWLMFSSSRAVSNYPFRLDQDWKHWIGENGKKIRIQELQGFLDLNWKCSNCEDRMVLAWNNCDLPLHNGVLPPFLYGKGLHNRWIINEARLSEYRFVFDATMAISNFYLDHEPEETTWENRVNTHLSGLYGSLYFREANHSNMVKLLNYNSRYVFVDPTKETDYTSMRLFERTRYSQERLSIPFTVETLLPILADENKTIVLAIAGYSYKDLLMSWTCRLRRLMITNFLVYALDDEIYEFSVLQGLPVFRDSLAPTNISFNGCHFGTECFQKVTKVKSRIVLGILKLGYNVLLSDVDVYWFKNPLPYLSSFPPAFLVAQSDEYKKTGAINLPRRLNSGFYFAHCDISTVGALEKVVKHAASSNLSEQPSFYDTLCGEEGCNRIGGDRCLEPDSNLTVHFLDRDLFPNGAYEGLWEEEDVRHVCVEKKGCYVLHNNWINGRRKKLERQLRSGLWDYDMSSRMCLRSWQTAKVASYF, encoded by the exons ATGGAGAAATCTGCATTTCCTTTTCAAGTTATGGCAAAGTTAAAGCTATGGATGATTTGGTTATTAGGGTTTATCTTAATCACCTTATCTTTCTACACAACTCAAAGACTATCTTCATCTGTATCAATATCCGCCAATCATCTCCCCGCTGCCGCCAATCCAACAATATCAATATTCGCCGCTCCTTCACCTTTCATCGGCGTTGTCGGAGacagacaaaccctagctattcGATCATGGTTAAGCTTATCTCCAAATATCACTGTTTTCCTTTTCAGTCAGGAcccttttctttcttctttcgctGCCTCCACTTTCGGTTCTCGCGTCTCCGTTGAATCCAATCTTGATTTCAC ATTCCTAGGAACTCCATTTTTTCATTCAATGGTTGCAAGATCTCAATCATCGAAATCAGATGTTTCTGTCTTAATTGATCCAAACACAATCCTCTTGCCCAATTTCATCTCTGCCCTGAATCACGCGCATTCAAAACTCGACCATGATTGGCTCATGTTTTCCTCTTCCCGGGCTGTTTCAAACTACCCATTTCGACTTGATCAAGACTGGAAACATTGGATTGGAGAGAATGGAAAAAAGATTAGAATTCAAGAG TTGCAGGGGTTTCTTGATCTTAATTGGAAATGTAGTAATTGTGAAGACAGGATGGTTTTGGCTTGGAATAACTGCGATCTTCCTTTACATAACGGAGTTCTTCCTCCATTCTTGTATGGGAAAGGCTTGCATAACCGTTGGATCATCAACGAGGCTCGATTATCTGAATACAGATTTGTTTTCGACGCCACAATGGcaatatcaaatttttatttggatCACGAACCAGAAGAGACAACTTGGGAAAACAGGGTGAATACCCATCTTTCAGGGCTTTACGGGTCTTTATACTTTCGTGAAGCTAATCATTCAAATATGGTTAAGCTTCTAAACTATAATAGCCGTTATGTGTTCGTTGATCCAACTAAAGAAACAGATTACACATCGATGAGATTGTTTGAAAGAACAAGATATAGCCAAGAGAGATTATCGATTCCTTTCACAGTTGAAACGCTCCTTCCAATCCTCGCTGACGAGAACAAGACTATTGTGTTGGCAATCGCGGGTTACAGTTACAAAGACTTGTTAATGAGCTGGACTTGTAGATTACGTCGTCTTATGATCACGAACTTTCTAGTGTACGCTCTTGACGATGAAATCTATGAGTTTTCTGTATTACAGGGATTACCCGTTTTCAGAGATTCTCTAGCCCCAACTAATATCAGCTTCAATGGCTGCCATTTTGGAACAGAGTGTTTTCAGAAGGTTACTAAAGTGAAATCGAGAATCGTTTTAGGAATACTGAAATTAGGTTATAACGTTCTCTTAAGCGACGTCGATGTCTATTGGTTTAAAAATCCTCTCCCGTACTTATCTTCATTTCCTCCCGCGTTTCTTGTTGCACAATCCGACGAATACAAGAAAACCG GCGCGATAAACTTGCCTCGACGATTGAATTCAGGGTTTTACTTTGCCCATTGTGATATTTCAACTGTTGGTGCGTTAGAGAAGGTGGTTAAGCATGCAGCTTCGTCTAATTTATCGGAGCAGCCGAGTTTTTACGATACATTGTGTGGGGAAGAAGGGTGTAACCGGATAGGTGGAGATAGATGTTTGGAGCCGGATTCTAACTTGACTGTCCATTTCTTGGATAGGGATTTGTTTCCAAACGGGGCGTATGAAGGTTTATGGGAGGAAGAAGATGTGAGACATGTTTGTGTTGAGAAGAAAGGTTGTTATGTTCTTCATAACAATTGGATTAATGGGAGGAGGAAGAAGTTGGAGAGGCAATTGAGGTCGGGGTTGTGGGATTACGATATGAGCTCGAGAATGTGCTTGCGAAGTTGGCAAACTGCTAAAGTAGCGAGTTATTTCTAG
- the LOC124934328 gene encoding ABC transporter B family member 26, chloroplastic, which translates to MAVCFTHHLQPRLIFSFHHQRFSINNNPKLFHFNLTSNNRYSSLSDSFQCRRFNRFSRPNFASINDFPLQAEIQDDSRRSNVELWEKLRSLISFIREILPGGNWWRFPQQAEVNSTAKPVTVLRALQRMWELISRDQWVIFVAFSALILTAISEISIPHFLTASIFSAQGGEINVFHRNVRLLAVLSITSGICSGVRGCFFSIANMILVKRMREALYSALLSQDISFFDAETVGDLTSRLGADCQQVSRVIGNDLNWILRNVLQGTGALIYLLILSWRLGLCTLGICIIISTIMLIYSRYQKKAAKLTQDLSASANEVAQETLSLIRTVRVYGTDKEESHRYENWLGKLADVSMRQGVSYGLWSSSFNTLYHLTQVIAVLIGGMSIKSGQITAEQLTKFILYSEWLIYSTWWIGDSLSSLMQSVGASEKVFQLMDLSPSRQFLAKGLRLEKLMGHIEFVNVSFKYPSREVVPVLNNVNISVPPNQVVAIVGLSGSGKSTLVNLLLRLYEPTGGQILIDGLPLEDLDITWLRERIGYVGQEPRLFRTDVRSNIKYGCTREITEEDVEWAAKQAYAHEFISALPDGYNTLVDDDLLSGGQKQRIAIARAILRDPNILVLDEATSALDAESEQNVKRVLRALRRDLKTKRTCVVIAHRLSTIQAADNIVVMDGGQVVEMGNHMELLSRDGVYARLIRKQADAVVQ; encoded by the exons ATGGCCGTCTGCTTCACTCATCATCTTCAACCTCGCCtcattttctcttttcatcATCAACGATTCTCCATTAACAACAACCCCAAGCTTTTTCACTTCAATCTAACCTCTAATAATCGTTATTCTTCTCTATCGGATTCTTTCCAATGCAGGAGGTTCAATCGCTTTTCTCGCCCTAACTTTGCCTCAATCAATGACTTTCCACTACAAGCGGAGATTCAGGACGACTCGCGTAGAAGCAATGTCGAATTATGGGAGAAACTGAGAAGTTTGATTAGTTTTATACGAGAAATTCTTCCCGGTGGTAACTGGTGGAGATTTCCACAACAGGCGGAGGTTAATTCGACGGCGAAGCCTGTTACGGTTTTGCGGGCTTTACAGAGGATGTGGGAATTGATTTCTCGAGATCAATGGGTTATCTTTGTTGCTTTTTCTGCCCTAATTCTTACTGCG ATCTCGGAGATATCTATACCACATTTCTTGACGGCGTCAATTTTTTCTGCTCAAGGTGGTGAGATCAACGTTTTCCATCGAAATGTCCGGCTCTTAGCAGTTCTAAGTATTACATCAGGAATTTGCAG TGGAGTTCGAGGATGCTTTTTTTCCATTGCAAATATGATTCTT GTCAAGCGAATGAGGGAAGCTCTATATTCGGCTCTCCTTTCACAG GATATCTCATTCTTTGATGCCGAAACAGTTGGTGATTTGACAAGTAGGCTTGGGGCAGATTGTCAACAAGTCTCACGTGTGATTGGCAATGACCTAAATTGGATATTGCGTAACGTTTTACAG GGGACAGGTGCATtgatttatttgttgattttatCATGGCGTCTTGGTTTATGTACATTGGGGATTTGCATTATTATTTCGACCATTATGCTGATCTACAGCCG GTACCAAAAGAAAGCGGCAAAGTTGACACAAGATTTATCTGCATCAGCCAACGAG GTTGCACAAGAGACACTCTCTTTAATTAGAACTGTTCGAGTTTATGGAACTGATAAGGAAGAATCCCATAG GTATGAGAATTGGCTGGGAAAATTGGCTGATGTAAGCATGCGCCAAGGTGTTTCATATGGATTATGGAGCTCTAGCTTCAACACTCTTTATCATCTTACACAG GTTATTGCTGTACTGATAGGAGGAATGTCTATAAAGTCTGGTCAAATAACAGCTGAGCAGCTGACAAAGTTCATATTATATAGTGAGTGGCTGATCTATTCTACATGGTGGATCGGCGATAGCTTATCGTCATTGATGCAGTCAGTAGGGGCAAGTGAAAAGGTCTTCCAATTGATGGATCTTTCTCCCAGTCGTCAGTTTCTAGCTAAAG GATTAAGATTGGAAAAGCTAATGGGACACATTGAGTTTGTTAATGTGTCGTTTAAGTACCCTTCAAGAGAGGTG GTACCAGTGCTAAATAACGTCAACATTTCAGTCCCTCCTAACCAAGTAGTTGCAATT GTTGGTCTTAGCGGTAGTGGAAAGAGCACTCTTGTAAATCTTCTTCTCCGTCTTTATGAGCCAACAGGTGGTCAG ATATTAATTGACGGTCTCCCTCTTGAAGACTTAGACATCACGTGGTTGAGAGAAAGAATTGGATATGTGGGGCAG GAACCTCGACTTTTTCGCACGGATGTGAGATCGAATATAAAGTATGGGTGTACACGGGAGATAACTGAGGAGGATGTGGAATGGGCTGCCAAACAGGCATATGCTCATGAATTCATCTCAGCTCTGCCAGACGGCTATAATACGCTTGTTGATGACGACTTACTAAGTGGAGGCCAGAAACAACGTATTGCCATTGCAAGAGCTATTCTTAGGGACCCAAACATTTTAGTTCTTGATGAAGCAACCAGTGCCCTTGATGCAGAAAGCGAACAAAATGTCAAG AGGGTGCTTCGTGCTCTCAGAAGAGACCTCAAGACGAAGAGGACTTGTGTTGTAATTGCTCATAG ACTGTCCACAATTCAAGCAGCAGACAACATAGTAGTAATGGATGGTGGTCAAGTTGTTGAG ATGGGCAATCACATGGAACTTCTATCAAGAGATGGAGTGTATGCCCGTTTAATCAGAAAACAAGCAGACGCCGTGGTGCAATAG
- the LOC124936976 gene encoding cyclin-dependent protein kinase inhibitor SMR15-like, producing MGYNNNSDETHVELGGVESWVIAGIPFKSSLKPVVFTSPATDNNKEEESPTTPTSEASRIPSQLPPPPRKPKTAPLKRSYNGGGGGRVFFNPPDLETVFIRRVHI from the coding sequence ATGGGATACAATAACAATTCCGACGAAACCCATGTTGAATTAGGAGGTGTAGAATCATGGGTCATCGCCGGAATTCCATTTAAAAGTTCATTGAAACCGGTGGTTTTTACTTCTCCGGCGACAGATAACaacaaagaagaagaatctCCGACGACACCTACGTCGGAGGCGTCGAGAATTCCCAGCCAACTTCCGCCGCCGCCGAGGAAACCAAAGACGGCGCCTTTGAAACGGTCATATAATGGCGGTGGTGGTGGTAGGGTATTCTTTAACCCACCTGACTTGGAGACTGTGTTTATACGCAGAGttcatatttga
- the LOC124935844 gene encoding high affinity nitrate transporter 2.5: MELGLPESETKPRFTLPVDSENKSTVFKIFSIANPHMRAFHLSWISFFACFVSSFAAPPLLPIIRDNLNLTATDIGNAGIAAVSGAVFARISMGTACDLVGPRLASSSLILLTAPAVYFSAVIDSPGSFFIVRFFTGFSLATFVSTQYWMSSLFSAPVVGTANAVSGGWGNLGGGATQLIMPIVFSVIRDIGAVKFTAWRIAFFIPALMQMTTAFAVFFLGQDLPDGNFRELQKSGDKHKDKFGKVLYHAVSNYRGWITALSYGYCFGVELTIDNIIAQYFYDRFNVNLRTAGIIAASFGLANLFSRPGGGWLSDLVGRKFGMRGRIWTLWLVQTMGGLFCILLGKVNSLSVSIVVLLIFSIFVQAACGLTFGVVPFISRRSLGVISGMTGGGGNVGAVVTQLIFFRGSRFKTELGISLMGFMIIGCSLPLALIHFPQWGGMFTHPSSKGISEEDYYMREWNEDEKSKGYHKGSLKFANNSKNERGN; this comes from the exons atggAACTAGGTTTGCCGGAATCCGAAACCAAACCCCGGTTCACACTTCCGGTCGACTCCGAGAACAAATCAACCGTCTTCAAAATCTTCTCAATTGCAAACCCTCACATGCGAGCTTTCCACCTTTCATGGATTTCCTTCTTCGCCTGTTTCGTTTCAAGTTTTGCAGCTCCTCCTCTCCTTCCCATAATTCGCGACAACTTAAACCTAACCGCAACCGATATCGGAAACGCAGGAATCGCCGCCGTTTCTGGCGCCGTCTTTGCCCGTATAAGCATGGGAACTGCATGTGATTTAGTCGGCCCCCGTCTTGCTTCGTCGTCTCTGATACTATTAACTGCCCCCGCGGTTTACTTTAGCGCCGTCATCGATTCTCCGGGGAGTTTTTTCATCGTTCGTTTCTTTACTGGATTTTCACTAGCTACTTTTGTGTCTACTCAGTATTGGATGAGTTCTCTTTTCTCGGCACCAGTTGTGGGGACGGCTAACGCGGTTTCGGGCGGTTGGGGAAACTTAGGTGGTGGAGCTACTCAACTTATCATGCCTATTGTGTTCTCGGTTATTCGAGACATTGGTGCGGTTAAATTCACTGCGTGGAGAATTGCGTTTTTCATCCCTGCCTTGATGCAGATGACAACCGCCTTCGCCGTGTTTTTTCTAG gtcAGGACTTACCGGATGGAAACTTTCGGGAGCTTCAAAAATCGGGGGACAAGCACAAAGACAAATTCGGAAAAGTATTGTATCATGCCGTGAGCAACTATAGAGGATGGATAACGGCCTTATCATATGGATATTGTTTCGGCGTTGAATTAACCATCGACAATATAATCGCGCAATATTTCTACGACAGGTTCAACGTTAATCTTCGAACCGCGGGGATCATCGCAGCGAGTTTTGGATTAGCAAATTTATTCTCGAGGCCTGGTGGTGGATGGTTATCGGACCTTGTAGGTCGAAAGTTTGGAATGAGGGGAAGGATTTGGACATTGTGGTTAGTTCAAACAATGGGAGGATTATTTTGTATACTCCTAGGAAAAGTCAACTCTTTAAGTGTTTCAATCGTGGTTCTTCTCATTTTCTCAATCTTCGTTCAAGCTGCATGTGGACTTACATTTGGGGTAGTGCCCTTTATCTCAAGAAg GTCATTGGGTGTAATATCGGGGATGACTGGTGGCGGAGGAAACGTGGGAGCGGTTGTGACACAATTGATATTTTTCCGAGGATCGCGATTCAAAACCGAGTTGGGAATTAGCCTAATGGGGTTCATGATCATAGGTTGTTCATTACCATTGGCTTTAATACATTTTCCTCAATGGGGCGGAATGTTCACACATCCATCTTCGAAAGGGATATCCGAGGAAGACTACTACATGCGAGAGTGGAATGAGGACGAGAAAAGTAAAGGATATCATAAGGGAAGTTTGAAGTTCGctaataatagtaaaaatgaGAGAGGTAACTAG
- the LOC124934323 gene encoding uncharacterized protein LOC124934323, producing the protein MTENWTKASIPSFITLIRDKVQNYAKFDQQFKAMKNDGIKLATSFLGKSSSFSDTTTSTSSTTSIDVNLEKQLQSWKDNPIWTDPSPEIQVTVPKGSLCNLNVKVNVGLPPDAIYNIVTDPDNKRVFKNIEEVVSRRVLIDEGHRQVVELEQTALWRFLWWSGTITVHVLVDQNRKDYTMKFKQVKTGFMKRFEGCWKLEPLFVDEKVCYPFVPKNMEDYISCTRGKGRIGSKVSLEQLIQPALVPPPPISWYLRGITTKTTEMLITDLIEEASRIRSDYGSLNEDNVAPIDDCNLLKGKHDIKERWASRRRKRRRGFIV; encoded by the exons ATGACCGAGAATTGGACTAAAGCATCAATCCCTAGTTTCATAACGCTAATCCGTGACAAAGTTCAGAATTACGCTAAG TTTGATCAGCAATTTAAAGCTATGAAAAATGATGGAATCAAATTGGCCACATCGTTTTTGGGGAAATCCTCAAGCTTTAGTGATACTACTACTAGTACTAGTTCTACTACTTCCATTGATGTTAATCTGGAGAAACAATTACAATCTTGGAAAGATAATCCTATTTGGACTGATCCATCTCCTGAAATTCAG GTAACCGTCCCAAAAGGTTCTCTTTGTAACTTGAATGTGAAAGTCAATGTTGGTCTTCCTCCTGAtgcaatttataatattgtaactGATCCCGATAATAAAAGAGTCTTCAAGAACATCGAG GAAGTTGTATCGAGACGAGTATTGATTGATGAAGGACATAGGCAGGTGGTTGAATTAGAACAAACTGCATTATGGAGGTTTCTTTGGTGGTCTGGGACTATTACAGTCCATGTTTTAGTCGATCAAAATAGGAAAGATTACACG ATGAAATTCAAGCAAGTAAAGACGGGATTCATGAAAAGATTTGAAGGTTGTTGGAAGTTAGAACCTTTGTTTGTGGATGAAAAGGTTTGTTACCCGTTTGTACCAAAGAATATGGAAGATTACATTTCATGTACAAGAGGGAAAGGGAGGATTGGTTCAAAGGTGAGCTTAGAACAACTTATACAACCGGCTCTTGTTCCACCCCCGCCCATTTCTTGGTACTTACGAGGGATAACCACAAAGACAACCGAGATGCTAATAACCGATCTTATTGAGGAGGCCTCGCGAATTAGAAGTGATTATGGTTCACTTAATGAAGATAATGTCGCCCCAATTGATGATTGCAACTTGTTAAAGGGAAAACACGACATTAAAGAAAGATGGGCATCACGTAGACGAAAAAGAAGAAGGGGTTTCATTGTTTAG
- the LOC124936653 gene encoding transcription factor WER-like — protein MVENGERNDQLMNKKGQWNEEEDRVLMEYIRVHGCGRWNRIGNITGLMRCGKSCRLRWLNYLNPMINHGDFSDEENDLIIRLHKLLGNRWSLIAGRIPGRTDNQVKNHWNTNLRKSLGVNDVVVKGGRKKKSMVMGSKKRGKPIENASEDKRPKSDRNEGPLNDDHHQVCNSVETIWFRPNEEEDLMNFHIPNDFLDFVNFDNLY, from the exons ATGGTGGAAAACGGTGAACGTAATGATCAGTTAATGAACAAGAAAGGACAATGGAACGAGGAAGAAGACAGGGTTTTGATGGAGTACATTCGTGTCCATGGTTGTGGTCGCTGGAATCGCATTGGTAACATTACTG GCTTGATGAGATGCGGAAAGAGTTGTCGACTGAGATGGCTTAATTATCTTAATCCGATGATTAACCATGGAGATTTCTCCGACGAAGAGAATGATCTCATTATTCGGCTTCACAAACTCCTTGGCAATAG ATGGTCGTTGATTGCTGGAAGGATACCGGGAAGAACAGATAATCAAGTAAAAAACCATTGGAATACAAATTTAAGGAAAAGTTTGGGTGTAAACGACGTCGTTGTGAAAGGAGGAAGGAAGAAAAAGTCAATGGTGATGGGCTCAAAGAAAAGGGGAAAGCCCATTGAGAATGCTTCTGAAGATAAGAGGCCCAAAAGTGATAGAAATGAAGGCCCATTGAATGATGATCATCATCAGGTTTGTAATTCGGTGGAGACAATATGGTTCAGGcccaatgaagaagaagatttgaTGAACTTTCACATTCCTAATGATTTTCTTGATTTCGTTAACTTTGATAATTTGtattaa